The Haloplanus sp. CK5-1 genome segment TTAACTTCGGGCCGAGAGGCACGTAGCGTGAAAGGAGAGGAGTGGTATCAGGCCGACGAGGTCGCCCAGGAGTACGACGCCAAGCGGTTTTCGCGTGGTGGGCGTCTCATCGACCGCCGGGAGAAACGGGCCGTCCTCGAAGCTCTGAACCCCGTCGAGGACTGCGACGTCCTCGAGATTGCCTGTGGGACCGGGCGGTTCACCGTCATGCTGGCGGAACGCGGGGCCGACATCGTCGGACTGGACATCTCCTCGGCGATGCTGTCGCAGGGTCGCGAGAAGGCCCGCTCCGCCGGTGTCCGCGACCACATCGAGTTCCTCCGTGGCGACGCCGCCCGACTCCCCTTCCCCGACGACCACTTCGACACCGTGTTCGCGATGCGCTTTTTCCACCT includes the following:
- a CDS encoding class I SAM-dependent methyltransferase, whose amino-acid sequence is MKGEEWYQADEVAQEYDAKRFSRGGRLIDRREKRAVLEALNPVEDCDVLEIACGTGRFTVMLAERGADIVGLDISSAMLSQGREKARSAGVRDHIEFLRGDAARLPFPDDHFDTVFAMRFFHLADTPAKFLAEMSRVSKGQVFFDTFNDRSTRVLYNWLLPMGSRLYGRAEVERLIDGAGLTLTDAGHDFVLPYGFYRKIPNRLAGAFRNADTTVGGTPLGDALASVSYWCAEV